A part of Prolixibacteraceae bacterium genomic DNA contains:
- a CDS encoding T9SS type A sorting domain-containing protein encodes MSKFYCLTLLMMVFSLYVNGQNRFLPFSKDQREAEVSKESLVPRKEMKDLGDGSIEVTYYFQGAEVIDKESQDDRYNFLQIEGFGQLGQVGAPALPMRNDQFVLSKGTTPQLRLVDATYVDYPDFMVHPALEPARDTQGAPDPVFQKDENIYNKDAFFPEEQVKISMNQVMRDIRISAVRICPVQFNPVQRTLRVYSKLVYRFYKGEGNTESTLGQRTLDVLKSEVMNPSQLTESAGSLTDEVDPEAKDYIIITHEDFNEAANKLAAWKGSLGYKVDVVSQDNWTSDEVREAIAERYRTWNPKPKYYVIIGDVEFVPSMPFTALNAGEEFFSDLYYACMDGADDFTPDMARGRLSVENVEQANTVVDKIIKYEKNPVEDADFYQNGVNCAQFQDVQAGNPRDGFAARRFCHTSEDIRDYITGQGYNVDRIYYSDPRNNPTNFNNGYYSNGEAIAPELLRANGFQWDGDADDIAREINEGKFYVFHRDHGYAGGSGWAHPGFVTNQMDRLHNGDKLPVVFSINCHTGEFSLDECFAEKFLRLEDAGAVAVFAASYYSLSGPNDGLSAGLVEAIWPNPGMLPSFGAGSRAVNAPAQGFAEATTTLGDVLNLGLLRMNQTWAPNDRYLLYTYRLFHLFGDPAMKMWTQQPTVIEAQMPADISTGDNTIQVNGVSEEGALVTITVDGVLVAKSTIVGGRATLNFDPIESKKEAVVTISNTNCRPTYKTYSLERVAPKACFSIKETNPIKGSSATVHFISECTGKLSGYIWDFGSTNIEMLEGTTNTSENPVVRYITPGNYSVSLVASNDYGSHRCVIENAVEFVEGLPKASCQNNTIYLDDTYDFGIYNVEIGDLSISSSGSFGDNGYLDQTDKGVFKVSDATVDVSITFGTKMYQNVGVFIDKNNDGNLSDDELVAVSNDVIGTRVLSFNVDDTYEKEAKVRMRVVTDYSRYDITTACQELHYGQAEDYSIIFTSSKPSIKPSIKFSSVPTVKDNEVVVYLEASDVNTTAILEQGVVLSEVSNPTISDVKYTVENPASLTSSINITGLKYSTTYYAKAYIKDKSDVVYSDEFVFITGEKSLLPAISCTNKTTNQVGDYGFGIYQVKIGDKQINSEGSFVDKGYVDQTDKGIFEINSSSVDCDVTVGTGYSENIAIFIDKNNDGILSEHELVVAFDNTKGENTLTFTVDDSYLLNTILRMRVMSDYSRDKITSPCQDLGYGQAEDFAVRFTSVSPTVKTLSDPIVYNDYVEVGIEVSGVKVSNIIEQGVVVSNDEAPTVDDLKYEASKPYDLNCKVSLRDLESNTSYHARAFVINGSGVTYGNDITFKTKAKIQTAIASCTNSLNYTTNDYDFGIYNVQFDGKQITSEGSYEEGGYIDHSLKAIWDVNRSNVELNITVGSSYSENVAIYIDKDNNGELTAEELVTKADNITGMNLLSFDVSDDFVRNHPLRMRIISEYSRYEITSPCQELNYGQAEDFSVMFTSNIVEVKILTAPKVYQDHVEVDMHVNGITSNQIIEQGVVISDFPLPTLVNSTYNAPKPYMSNSKVILNGLKYQTLFYARAFVKTPYGVTYGEQITFTTKKQQKLAPVSHAIDFQATSVGESVISLNWEKDQYETPDGFMIQWARSSEALTQPVNGVQYSDNVRYVSDMQRTIEIEGLDAGTMYSFRIFAFNNRGEEVAYYTGGTIPEVTARTQIAAAYNEIKGRGIQAVKRVIFNTIDNGDVRAEGYNDFTSMSTAIQKNNTYALQVRVNNPYGETFWTYAWFDWNNNGVFEDSEKYHIGSVSSEDKLLSHNIKVPSGAHSGSCRLRIVYAWDTNEVNPSGERFNYFQADDYTMTVGAMNDNQDIDVDIMDANLTSSNNVRIFPNPVVSKMHIVLPSMPKKPIKVNIIDVSGQVVAHAYLDRMDNIVSINISSGIYFVRIPLQDKMILKKIVVK; translated from the coding sequence ATGAGTAAATTCTACTGTTTGACCCTTTTAATGATGGTGTTCAGCCTCTATGTAAATGGTCAAAATCGATTCCTTCCGTTTTCGAAGGATCAAAGAGAGGCTGAAGTCTCTAAAGAGTCTCTTGTTCCACGCAAAGAGATGAAAGATTTAGGTGATGGCTCCATTGAGGTGACTTACTATTTTCAAGGAGCAGAGGTTATCGATAAAGAATCACAAGATGACCGATATAATTTTTTACAGATTGAAGGATTTGGACAGCTTGGTCAAGTTGGTGCACCTGCTTTACCAATGAGAAACGATCAGTTCGTTTTATCAAAAGGAACGACTCCTCAGTTGAGGCTAGTGGATGCTACTTATGTAGATTATCCTGATTTTATGGTTCATCCAGCCTTAGAACCTGCGAGAGATACACAAGGAGCACCTGATCCTGTATTTCAAAAAGATGAGAATATTTATAACAAAGATGCATTCTTTCCTGAAGAGCAAGTGAAGATCTCGATGAATCAGGTGATGAGAGATATTCGCATCTCAGCTGTTCGTATTTGTCCAGTTCAATTTAACCCTGTTCAAAGAACCCTTAGGGTATATTCTAAACTTGTTTACCGTTTTTATAAAGGAGAAGGAAATACAGAATCTACTTTAGGTCAACGAACCTTGGATGTATTGAAGTCAGAAGTAATGAATCCATCTCAACTTACAGAAAGTGCTGGTTCGTTAACAGATGAAGTGGATCCAGAAGCAAAAGATTATATTATTATTACGCATGAAGACTTTAATGAAGCAGCAAATAAGTTGGCTGCATGGAAAGGAAGTCTAGGGTATAAAGTGGATGTTGTTTCACAAGATAATTGGACTTCAGATGAAGTTAGAGAGGCAATAGCTGAGCGTTATCGTACATGGAATCCTAAACCTAAGTATTATGTGATCATAGGAGATGTCGAATTTGTTCCATCTATGCCTTTTACCGCACTAAATGCAGGAGAGGAATTTTTTAGTGATCTATATTATGCGTGTATGGATGGTGCAGATGATTTTACTCCAGATATGGCGAGAGGTCGACTTTCTGTAGAGAATGTAGAACAGGCAAATACTGTGGTTGATAAGATCATCAAATATGAGAAGAACCCTGTTGAGGATGCTGATTTTTATCAAAATGGGGTAAATTGTGCACAATTCCAAGATGTACAAGCTGGAAATCCAAGAGATGGATTTGCTGCTCGCCGTTTTTGTCATACTAGTGAGGATATTAGAGACTATATTACTGGACAAGGTTATAATGTAGATCGTATCTACTATTCAGATCCGCGTAATAATCCAACAAATTTTAATAATGGTTACTACTCTAATGGAGAAGCTATAGCCCCAGAATTATTAAGAGCGAATGGTTTTCAATGGGATGGTGATGCTGATGATATTGCACGAGAGATAAATGAAGGTAAATTCTATGTGTTTCATAGGGACCATGGTTATGCAGGAGGATCAGGATGGGCACATCCAGGTTTCGTAACAAATCAAATGGATCGTCTGCATAATGGAGATAAGTTACCTGTTGTCTTTTCAATCAATTGCCACACAGGAGAGTTTTCATTAGATGAATGTTTCGCAGAGAAATTTCTACGTCTAGAGGATGCAGGTGCAGTAGCTGTTTTTGCTGCCTCATATTATTCTCTTTCAGGACCTAATGATGGATTGTCTGCAGGTTTAGTGGAAGCTATATGGCCTAATCCTGGAATGCTTCCATCTTTTGGTGCTGGAAGTCGTGCAGTGAATGCTCCAGCCCAAGGGTTTGCTGAAGCTACAACCACTTTGGGAGATGTGCTAAATTTAGGTCTTCTAAGAATGAATCAAACTTGGGCACCGAACGATAGGTATCTTCTTTATACTTACCGTTTATTCCATCTCTTTGGAGACCCTGCGATGAAAATGTGGACCCAACAGCCAACAGTAATTGAAGCTCAAATGCCTGCAGATATCTCTACTGGTGATAATACTATTCAAGTAAATGGTGTTAGTGAAGAGGGGGCCTTAGTGACGATTACCGTTGATGGAGTATTGGTTGCAAAAAGTACGATTGTAGGAGGTCGTGCAACATTAAATTTCGATCCTATTGAAAGTAAAAAAGAGGCGGTTGTAACTATTAGTAATACCAATTGTCGTCCTACTTATAAGACATACTCTCTTGAGAGGGTTGCACCTAAAGCTTGTTTTTCTATCAAAGAGACAAACCCAATTAAAGGGTCAAGTGCGACGGTTCACTTTATTTCTGAATGCACAGGGAAGTTATCTGGTTACATATGGGATTTCGGAAGTACTAATATTGAAATGCTTGAAGGTACAACAAATACTTCTGAGAATCCAGTAGTTAGGTACATTACTCCAGGAAATTATAGTGTCTCTCTTGTGGCATCAAACGACTATGGAAGTCATCGATGTGTGATTGAAAATGCTGTTGAGTTTGTTGAAGGATTACCTAAGGCTTCATGTCAAAACAATACAATCTATTTAGATGATACATATGATTTTGGTATTTATAATGTAGAGATTGGAGATTTATCCATTAGCTCAAGTGGCAGTTTTGGTGATAATGGATATTTAGACCAAACGGATAAGGGTGTTTTTAAAGTGTCAGATGCTACGGTGGATGTGTCCATCACATTTGGTACTAAAATGTATCAGAATGTAGGTGTCTTTATAGATAAAAATAATGATGGAAACTTGTCTGATGATGAGTTGGTTGCAGTTTCTAATGATGTCATCGGAACTCGAGTATTATCATTTAACGTGGATGATACATATGAGAAAGAGGCCAAGGTAAGAATGCGTGTTGTAACGGATTACAGTCGGTATGATATTACTACAGCTTGCCAAGAGTTACACTACGGTCAAGCTGAAGATTATTCGATCATATTTACCTCAAGTAAACCATCTATAAAACCTTCTATTAAGTTCTCTTCAGTTCCTACGGTGAAGGATAATGAAGTGGTCGTTTATTTAGAAGCGAGTGATGTGAATACTACAGCGATATTAGAACAAGGTGTTGTTCTCTCAGAGGTCTCAAACCCTACTATTTCTGATGTGAAATATACTGTAGAGAATCCAGCAAGTTTGACATCTTCGATTAATATAACAGGTCTTAAGTATAGTACTACTTACTATGCTAAGGCATATATTAAGGATAAATCAGATGTTGTATACAGTGATGAGTTTGTCTTTATCACAGGAGAAAAAAGTTTATTGCCAGCAATCTCTTGTACCAATAAAACAACCAATCAGGTTGGTGATTATGGGTTTGGTATTTATCAGGTTAAGATTGGAGATAAGCAGATTAATTCTGAAGGAAGTTTTGTTGATAAAGGATATGTTGATCAAACGGATAAAGGGATTTTTGAGATAAATAGTTCATCTGTTGATTGTGATGTTACAGTTGGAACAGGCTATAGTGAAAATATTGCAATATTTATCGATAAGAATAATGATGGGATTTTATCAGAACATGAGTTGGTTGTAGCCTTTGATAATACCAAAGGGGAAAATACATTGACTTTTACTGTGGATGATAGTTATCTGCTGAATACCATTCTAAGAATGCGTGTTATGTCTGATTATAGTCGTGATAAGATTACGTCACCTTGTCAAGATTTAGGTTATGGGCAAGCAGAGGATTTTGCTGTAAGATTTACTAGTGTTAGTCCTACTGTTAAGACATTATCTGATCCTATTGTTTATAATGATTATGTTGAAGTTGGGATAGAGGTAAGTGGAGTGAAAGTATCTAATATCATAGAACAAGGTGTTGTCGTTTCAAATGATGAAGCCCCAACAGTCGATGATCTTAAATATGAAGCTTCGAAGCCATATGATCTTAACTGTAAAGTGTCATTAAGAGATCTAGAGTCAAACACTTCCTACCATGCCAGAGCTTTTGTGATAAATGGATCCGGTGTGACTTATGGAAATGATATTACATTTAAGACAAAAGCGAAGATTCAGACAGCAATAGCTTCGTGTACGAACTCATTGAATTACACTACAAATGACTATGATTTTGGAATTTACAATGTACAATTTGATGGTAAGCAGATAACTTCAGAAGGAAGTTATGAAGAAGGTGGTTATATCGACCATTCTTTAAAGGCTATTTGGGATGTAAATCGTTCTAATGTTGAGCTGAATATTACTGTTGGTAGTAGTTATAGTGAAAATGTTGCTATCTATATTGATAAAGATAATAATGGAGAACTAACTGCAGAGGAGTTGGTTACAAAAGCGGATAATATTACAGGAATGAATCTCTTATCTTTTGATGTTTCTGATGACTTTGTACGTAATCATCCATTGAGAATGAGAATCATCTCAGAATATAGTCGATATGAGATTACCTCACCTTGTCAGGAACTTAACTATGGTCAAGCGGAAGATTTTAGTGTAATGTTCACCTCCAATATTGTAGAGGTGAAGATATTAACAGCACCTAAAGTTTATCAAGATCATGTAGAAGTAGATATGCATGTTAATGGCATCACTTCTAACCAAATTATAGAGCAAGGCGTTGTTATTTCAGATTTCCCATTGCCTACGTTAGTAAATAGTACATATAATGCACCGAAGCCCTATATGTCAAACTCTAAAGTGATATTAAATGGATTGAAATACCAAACTTTATTTTATGCTAGGGCATTTGTGAAAACTCCTTATGGTGTAACTTATGGAGAGCAGATAACTTTTACTACAAAAAAACAGCAAAAGCTTGCCCCTGTTTCTCATGCGATTGATTTCCAAGCTACCTCTGTTGGAGAGAGTGTTATATCATTAAATTGGGAGAAAGATCAATATGAAACTCCTGATGGGTTTATGATTCAATGGGCTAGATCATCAGAAGCCTTGACTCAACCTGTAAATGGTGTTCAATATAGTGATAATGTTCGATATGTATCTGATATGCAGCGAACTATTGAAATAGAAGGCTTGGATGCAGGGACAATGTATAGTTTTAGAATCTTTGCATTTAATAATAGAGGTGAAGAAGTTGCTTATTACACTGGTGGAACCATACCAGAGGTGACGGCTAGAACTCAGATTGCTGCTGCCTATAATGAAATAAAAGGACGTGGTATTCAGGCAGTGAAAAGGGTTATTTTTAATACTATTGATAATGGAGATGTTAGAGCGGAAGGCTATAATGACTTTACATCAATGAGTACTGCAATTCAGAAGAATAATACCTATGCTTTACAAGTTCGAGTTAATAATCCATATGGTGAGACATTCTGGACGTATGCATGGTTTGATTGGAATAATAATGGTGTTTTTGAGGACAGTGAAAAGTATCATATTGGTTCTGTGTCGAGTGAAGATAAACTATTAAGTCATAATATCAAAGTTCCAAGTGGGGCTCATTCAGGAAGTTGTAGATTACGTATTGTATATGCATGGGATACTAATGAGGTCAATCCTTCGGGAGAACGATTTAACTATTTCCAGGCCGATGATTATACAATGACCGTTGGTGCGATGAATGACAATCAGGATATTGATGTCGACATAATGGATGCAAATTTGACCTCTAGTAATAATGTTAGGATTTTCCCTAACCCAGTTGTTTCAAAGATGCATATTGTTTTACCATCTATGCCAAAGAAACCGATCAAAGTCAATATTATTGATGTTTCTGGGCAAGTTGTCGCACATGCTTATCTTGATCGTATGGACAATATCGTTTCAATAAATATCTCAAGTGGTATCTACTTTGTTCGAATACCTCTACAAGATAAAATGATATTGAAAAAGATCGTGGTTAAATAA
- a CDS encoding pirin family protein, giving the protein MKDRVIICKEPLGFPWQTSDPFLLCVHHLDHFPPGNSKLGVDPKYLRGHTRGNDFQTIDGFRMYHGVHTPGFPRHPHKGFETITIVLDGYVDHSDSMGAYGRYSTGDVQWMTAGAGVQHCEMFPLIHHDKENKLELFQIWLNLPANRKNVPPYYKMMWKEDIPKVITGNKEGERAFVRVVAGKYEGEEGLAPPPDSWAADPKNEVSILDIVIEPYAEVTIPRMENMDQFSNLYFYRGDQMFIHRDVINEHCCLCLHREHDIKIKAGDSMCHLLLLQGVSIKEPVAKYGPFVMNSEAEIRQTFEEYNETEFGGWIWDNDEVIHPKEQLRFAVYKDGKEEFK; this is encoded by the coding sequence ATGAAAGATCGAGTTATAATATGCAAAGAACCATTAGGATTCCCTTGGCAAACATCTGATCCATTTTTATTGTGTGTACACCATCTTGACCACTTTCCCCCAGGAAACAGCAAACTAGGTGTTGATCCAAAATATTTAAGAGGACACACTCGAGGTAATGACTTCCAAACTATAGATGGTTTCAGAATGTATCATGGAGTACATACACCTGGATTCCCAAGGCACCCACACAAAGGATTCGAAACCATTACAATTGTACTAGATGGTTATGTCGACCATAGTGACTCTATGGGGGCATATGGTAGATACTCTACTGGGGATGTACAATGGATGACAGCAGGAGCAGGTGTTCAACATTGTGAGATGTTCCCTTTAATTCATCACGATAAAGAGAACAAATTGGAACTTTTTCAAATATGGTTAAACCTACCTGCGAATAGAAAAAATGTACCTCCATACTATAAGATGATGTGGAAAGAGGACATTCCTAAAGTTATAACAGGTAACAAGGAGGGAGAAAGAGCATTTGTACGTGTGGTAGCTGGAAAATATGAAGGGGAAGAAGGTTTAGCCCCTCCACCCGATTCATGGGCAGCTGACCCAAAGAATGAAGTATCCATATTAGACATTGTAATTGAACCTTATGCAGAAGTCACAATACCAAGAATGGAAAATATGGATCAATTTTCTAATCTCTATTTTTATCGAGGTGATCAAATGTTTATCCATAGAGATGTAATCAACGAACATTGCTGTCTCTGTCTACATCGAGAACATGATATAAAAATAAAAGCTGGAGATAGTATGTGTCACCTCCTCTTATTACAGGGGGTTTCTATCAAAGAACCTGTAGCTAAATATGGACCATTTGTAATGAATAGTGAGGCTGAAATTCGTCAAACCTTTGAGGAGTACAATGAGACTGAATTTGGTGGATGGATATGGGATAATGATGAAGTCATTCATCCAAAGGAGCAGCTGAGATTTGCAGTGTATAAGGATGGAAAAGAGGAGTTCAAATAG
- a CDS encoding outer membrane beta-barrel protein — MKNYLKTYVLFLLLMCQLLPSYAASNCKISGKVVFKNQPVLYATVAVYSAQKESLIGGTITDNEGAFELNAPRENSYVLVVSAIGFETQEISLSGDRQAIYQTVEMRQSVTELNEVKVEGAAIINKIDRDVVLVTKEMQKRSPSTIWLLRDTPGVEVDDLKNSIEVDGDNNVLLLVDGVKKPSQYIKNLNSQRIEKMEILRDVNGRYAMEGYSAVINVITRKNYQGFAVYLNDTEMFQTEVNRGENIDYNTRQKVNLDYSCNQWQWYGTFQHHQARYYSQTDDQIVMDNQNIMMRNVAGREYNISGLSKDLDLQVGTDFQLHKNHKIGVQYGYRTLPDEKNDYDKEFVREVYSIDSPTNPVQYYNYLNKNSRSSEVSSGQLTYHGKLSDKTTLQIETYYNQSNDKERDRLWTRVNPLSQNYKQNGKYLKSVVSISRSIGDKHTLGLDYSYIWRHNRDTVYSRGLVGSSLLVEPPQAYERTDRFQRLNGYFNSTLSKKITASLGLGTQWDKLGVADSYQMQMLYFGKIMYKPNRGMSFTLSYKSESENPYRTQTRDYITNINEYDVTKGNPKLASYVSQKASLSMTFFKNKLRVTPYYSWSNNQITSWGLGVQNIEGERRYVYSFINADQFTDMGVDFYTKIKLSKSFGIKVTGSYKNMEMTYQDISNRENQLLVRASLDYNLFTKGWYASLAYRNQLYHTPTLMGYTTEGNDNLSVSVMKSMMKRKLNVFVYYSLPFAPNNFSFSFDESWSDDRGSNVYKKVSQYDLSHLKGMLMISLTYNFRKGRQNKKIEKGDLYEKRGVEKPIGL; from the coding sequence ATGAAGAATTATCTTAAAACTTATGTTTTATTCTTACTCTTAATGTGCCAGCTGTTACCCTCTTATGCTGCATCTAATTGTAAAATATCAGGGAAAGTCGTTTTTAAAAATCAACCTGTGCTGTATGCTACTGTGGCAGTTTATAGTGCACAAAAGGAGTCCCTGATTGGAGGAACTATTACGGATAATGAAGGGGCCTTTGAGCTCAATGCACCAAGAGAAAATTCTTATGTTCTGGTGGTTAGTGCTATTGGGTTTGAGACACAAGAGATCTCATTGTCAGGAGATCGACAAGCAATATATCAAACGGTAGAGATGAGACAGTCTGTTACCGAGCTTAATGAGGTGAAGGTGGAGGGGGCTGCCATTATAAATAAGATTGATCGAGATGTGGTTTTGGTCACCAAAGAGATGCAAAAGAGATCTCCTTCTACCATTTGGTTGTTGAGAGATACTCCTGGGGTGGAAGTGGATGATCTAAAAAACAGTATTGAAGTGGATGGAGATAATAATGTATTGCTTCTTGTGGATGGAGTAAAGAAACCTTCTCAATATATTAAGAACCTGAATTCACAACGTATCGAGAAGATGGAGATCTTGCGTGATGTAAATGGACGTTATGCGATGGAAGGCTATTCGGCAGTAATAAATGTAATCACTCGTAAGAACTATCAAGGTTTCGCAGTCTATTTGAATGATACGGAGATGTTTCAGACGGAGGTGAATAGAGGTGAAAATATTGATTATAATACACGTCAGAAAGTAAATTTAGATTATAGCTGTAATCAGTGGCAATGGTATGGTACTTTTCAGCATCATCAAGCGAGATATTATTCTCAGACTGATGATCAGATCGTAATGGACAATCAAAATATTATGATGCGTAACGTGGCTGGTCGCGAATATAATATCTCGGGGTTAAGTAAGGATCTTGATCTTCAGGTAGGAACGGACTTTCAATTGCACAAAAATCATAAGATTGGGGTTCAATATGGCTATAGGACATTGCCCGATGAGAAGAATGATTACGATAAAGAGTTTGTTCGTGAAGTTTATTCTATCGATAGCCCAACAAATCCGGTGCAATACTATAACTACCTGAATAAAAACAGTCGTTCTTCAGAGGTGAGTTCTGGACAACTGACTTATCATGGTAAGTTATCCGATAAAACAACATTACAAATAGAAACATATTACAATCAGAGTAACGACAAAGAGAGAGATCGTTTATGGACAAGAGTAAATCCATTGAGTCAAAACTATAAACAAAATGGTAAATACCTGAAAAGTGTGGTTTCTATCTCTAGGTCTATTGGGGATAAACATACCTTGGGGCTAGACTATAGTTATATTTGGAGACATAATAGAGATACGGTATACTCTAGAGGTCTAGTAGGTTCTTCACTACTGGTGGAGCCACCACAAGCTTATGAGAGGACAGATCGTTTTCAAAGACTCAATGGTTATTTTAATTCCACGTTATCTAAAAAAATTACTGCAAGTTTAGGGCTTGGAACACAATGGGATAAACTAGGAGTTGCAGATAGTTATCAAATGCAGATGCTCTATTTTGGTAAGATCATGTATAAGCCGAATAGAGGGATGAGCTTTACGTTGTCTTATAAATCTGAAAGTGAGAATCCATATCGTACTCAAACAAGAGATTATATCACTAATATTAATGAATATGATGTGACGAAAGGGAATCCTAAGTTAGCCTCTTATGTTTCTCAAAAAGCTTCGCTTTCCATGACTTTCTTTAAGAATAAACTGCGTGTGACTCCTTACTACTCATGGTCTAATAATCAAATTACTTCATGGGGTTTAGGTGTTCAAAACATAGAAGGAGAACGTCGATATGTGTATAGTTTTATTAATGCGGATCAATTTACAGATATGGGGGTTGATTTCTATACAAAGATAAAGTTGAGTAAGAGTTTTGGAATTAAGGTCACAGGAAGTTACAAGAATATGGAGATGACTTATCAAGATATTTCGAATAGGGAAAATCAGTTACTCGTGCGTGCTTCACTAGACTATAATCTCTTTACCAAGGGGTGGTATGCAAGTCTTGCTTATCGTAACCAACTGTATCATACTCCTACTTTAATGGGGTATACCACGGAGGGTAATGATAACCTATCTGTTTCGGTGATGAAGAGCATGATGAAGCGTAAACTAAATGTATTTGTATATTATAGCTTGCCTTTTGCTCCGAATAACTTCTCGTTCTCTTTTGATGAGTCATGGAGTGATGATCGAGGAAGTAATGTCTATAAGAAGGTTTCACAGTATGATCTAAGTCACTTAAAAGGGATGTTGATGATTAGTTTGACCTATAATTTCCGTAAAGGGAGACAGAATAAGAAAATAGAGAAAGGGGATTTGTATGAAAAGAGAGGCGTGGAGAAGCCTATCGGTCTTTAG
- a CDS encoding pirin family protein, whose translation MYHVNNYPAGNYDFSPKASLEGRRIGEDFADIDGWNMYHGSHIPGFPHHPHKGFETISIIEEGYLDHSDSLGNGGRFGAGDVQWMTAGSGVQHSEMGALMNMDRRNRKESFQIWLNLPASSKNVDPDYKMLWREDIPIETKRYDDDRTVTVKVIAGEYDGIVAIDPTPNSWAADPKNKVRILLIHMDKDTSWTLPKTDEGTSRRIYLYRGKNVTVDNNDIISNSQYAQLVPDAHIEFKNRRYESKYATT comes from the coding sequence ATGTATCACGTGAACAATTACCCGGCAGGAAATTATGACTTTAGTCCCAAAGCATCATTAGAAGGCAGAAGAATTGGAGAGGATTTTGCAGATATTGATGGATGGAATATGTACCATGGCAGTCATATCCCGGGATTCCCGCATCATCCACACAAAGGATTCGAAACAATTTCAATTATTGAAGAGGGATATCTTGACCACTCAGACTCTCTTGGTAATGGTGGTAGATTTGGTGCAGGAGATGTCCAATGGATGACTGCAGGTTCTGGCGTACAGCACTCTGAGATGGGAGCACTAATGAATATGGATAGACGAAACCGAAAAGAGTCCTTTCAAATATGGCTCAACCTTCCTGCCTCTTCAAAAAATGTAGATCCTGACTATAAAATGTTGTGGAGAGAAGACATCCCTATTGAGACAAAAAGATATGACGATGACAGAACTGTGACGGTTAAAGTTATTGCGGGTGAATACGATGGTATAGTAGCAATTGATCCCACTCCGAATTCATGGGCAGCAGACCCCAAAAATAAAGTGCGAATTCTTCTAATCCATATGGATAAAGATACATCATGGACTCTCCCTAAGACGGACGAAGGAACAAGCCGAAGAATATATCTCTACCGAGGTAAAAATGTGACTGTAGATAACAATGATATCATATCAAATTCACAATATGCTCAACTGGTGCCCGATGCTCATATAGAATTTAAAAACCGAAGATACGAAAGTAAGTATGCTACTACTTGA